The genomic region NNNNNNNNNNNNNNNNNNNNNNNNNNNNNNNNNNNNNNNNNNNNNNNNNNNNNNNNNNNNNNNNNNNNNNNNNNNNNNNNNNNNNNNNNNNNNNNNNNNNNNNNNNNNNNNNNNNNNNNNNNNNNNNNNNNNNNNNNNNNNNNNNNNNNNNNNNNNNNNNNNNNNNNNNNNNNNNNNNNNNNNNNNNNNNNNNNNNNNNNNNNNNNNNNNNNNNNNNNNNNNNNNNNNNNNNNNNNNNNNNNNNNNNNNNNNNNNNNNNNNNNNNtatatatatatatatatatatatatatatatatatatatatatatatatatatatatatatatatatatatatttctttagaagaaaaatacgttgaaagtataaataatatataaatggatagaaattttactttataaattattttttttagattgaaCTAGacttaaactttaatttttatcaagaTTTGTGATGCTTTGCATTATAAAGAAGTTCAGTggactataaatataaaaccagcaaaaagaaaaagggagaaaTTGATTACGATATATTGTGAGAAAGATATGAGATTAGATTGGGGAGAGTTTGAGATTAGAGAATGAATGAGTTAAGCCGAAAGAACATTTTTCCAAGGTTCTATAGGTAGGGCTAATTCAAAGCAATAGTGGAAAGTTAACTCCGGCATGAAGAAAATTTTGCAAATCTCTTCTCACATAGCACAAAGGTCAAACACTCACACACATAATGACACATACCTTAGTTTAACTTCCCCTACTCTATGACCCACCCCAAGATTCCAAAGTCCtctatatttaatcatatttcttcattgttttttattgcATAATCTTATAACTATACTCTTCATTGCTTCTTTAAAACTTCTCACCACCCAACCCCAATAATATTTTCATCATCGTTCCTTCATCTTATCTTCTTGCTTTTCTGATCAAAAACCAAGCTGCAGCTTCTATGACTTCTGCCATAACCAAACCTCCTTCAAGTGAGTGTGACTCCTCTGAGGAGAGTGGTTGGACTAAGTACTTTGAGGATTTCCTTAACAACCATCGTATTCATGATCACAAATGTTGTTCTGTGTCTTTCTCTAATAGCGACTCCACCCTCTTTTCCTGTGCTGCTGAGAAAATCTTAACTCATGATGACACCACGCAACCTCAGGAATCATGTTtcaggaagagaaagaagatcAAAACTGCTTTAGTGGTTGATGATGCTTTGGAAGATACTGCAACTTCTCCGGTCAAAGCCTCCAAggttcattatttttcttcttttcttcttcatcttattatatatgcattcatgttttttcttttcatttagtGAAAGttaaggtatatatatatatataaatatttattttgatgggTCTTTTGGATTCccaacatattataattatttaatttattgaaaatattatatgagAACCAGTTTAACAAAgcaaaagggaaagaaaaaaatggagaatttCCAGGCTAATTTGATATACTCAATGCACGTTTTATTGatgatatatgatatatgtataattatttgttaCATTCTTACAGTttgcaagaaaagaaaatatatttgagaaaaattCGAATTTTGTGTTTGAGTAATTGAAGGTTGGAATTATTATTGTATCTTTTTCCTTATTACCTTTCCCTAGATTGAAATGGTGTCCTTCTTCCGACTCAGCAGAAGCTTGCAACCCACTTACATACATGTTGATTATGGAACTAagttaataaacaatttaagtttttttttttttaaactaacaaaagttgttcttttttgtttttgaaggGGAAAAAAAATACCCCAAGAGAGAGAGATGAAAGTCTTATAAGTGACAATGACCACACAGAACTGAAGAAGAAAGGTCTTTGCTTAGTTCCTATGTCGATGATAGCAAAATATATTGGTTGATTAATTCCATGAAAAACGACCCAATATATATGCATTTGGGAAAATATATCCATTGACACccacatgaaaagaaaatgaaaatggatgTGCAACAAGAAAATCGAAAATTGAAATTGTGAATTCTTGAGTGTTGAAAATACTTATGAATTTCTCTCTCTTAATTAGTGCACATAATGGATAATCGTTTTATAAGGCAAAATAGAATCATGCCAGACAGCTAGAACATGTTCCATATATATAATGAATCAatcattgttttcaaatttataaagtCGTTTTATTTGTTTCCAATGGCATCATTTAATCCTTTACACTTTATCAGTCgcacttttatatatttatttatggaaCATAAATCTATTATATATGAAGCAAAAAGACTACCCATTGGAAACTATTTGAATTGTAACAAAGAATTCAGCCCTTAAGACTATAAAAACTAACCACCCAAAACTAGAATCAAAGAAGAAACATGTGAAAAGAGTGATAATAAGCTAtacttaactattttattttatttcactaaaaaatttattttgagagAACTTAATTGTTCATCAactattacttttttttcataagtaTTCATTAAAGTATCActcactaataaaaaaataatataaaaattaaaattttatttaattggtttAATCAGAATACAATAAATATCATATGATGTTTGAATgagataatttaaaaagataactcatttattttaagaatttaaaattcttaaaatcaaaataacttaaattaattagaaagaaattaaaatttaaaattttttgaaatgtattttaaatgaataaaaatataattttaaatatcctaaaagatataataaatttataaatttgtaatttcaCTCTTCTCACTTCATCTACAAAGGTGGAATCGAGTTCATCAAAACTGAAAACACTGCCAAGTCGACTTAAGCTAAAGACTCATTCGAGTTAACTTGGATTGAAGGTCGAGCCAGGTCGGTTTGGTCGAGTTGGGTAGGTCAAGACCAGAGGTCTTGCTAGGTTGGCCTAAGACGTAGGTCTTGTCCAGTCAGCTAGGTCGAAGTTCAATACAAGTCGGTTTAGGTTGAAGGACGAAACGATTTGGCCCGACCTAAAATTTGAGACAAGTCATTCAAgatctaatattataaatggataaatgacaaaaaaattatcaatattataaatttatttattcgctattttggttttgtttttggattacatttaagttgtatgttaatttttttattttgaattgtttttggagtttaacatcattttaaagtgaaattatttaaatttgaattataataacttttttttggatttaaaaCAAATGGAATTACGTGAGTTAGTAAGCCAACCTATTTAACCCACCAACCTCTGGTAGGCTGGACtaggttcaattttttttacttgttaataaatgaaccgagttgggttgactcactaagtgaccaacccgtgatgagttgggttgggttgggccAAATaacccgttttgacaacactaatataaattaaaaaaaaatctattacaAGTTTAACTCCTCGTATCTCAACaactataaagaaaaaaagaactaaatagaaaaataactatatatttttttagataatagatgtatcaaaattaaatggtgtgaatatactatttttctttctttaatcttttatattttttcccttACTCCGAAGgatttctcttcctcttttatttctctcaattattttatatgtggATAATTATATAAGTGTATCTTAAGAACAACGTATGTaatagtagaaaataatattgaaatttattatttagaattgattgaaaatacattctcatatctTCTATTGGTAACAATccaattctcctaaaaagggaaatagagaaactaggaaaacaaaataaaataaaagattgtatatatattttctctaattaggaagattctaaagaaatcttctctaattacaacactccccctcaagttggtaaatgaatatcaatcattcccaacttaCCTACAAGATCTTGAGATCTACCCGGAGGAagcccttttgtaaaaatatctgctatttgaagttctggaggaacatgagttgtaatcataaagcctctgtcaagattatctttgatgaaatgtttgtcaatctcaatgtgtttggttctatatatcatgttgtactggattatgggctatgctcatggcagacttattgtcacagtgTAGTTGTATCGGGttctccactttgactttaagatcatccaaaatgattttcatccaaAGTCCTTCACATATTCCTTGAGCAAGAGCTTGAAATTCAGCTTCTGCACTAGAACGAGAaactctatcttgctttttgcttctccatgttacaAGACTATCTCTAAGAAACACACGATACCCGGAAGTAGATTTTCTGTCAGTAATATAACCTGCATAGTCAGCAtcagtatatatcttcatagtcaatgtgtcttcccttttgaataatagcctatttcctggacttgacttcaagtattgaagaattttgtcgactgcttgcatgtgtctctctcttggatcatgcataaattggctcacaacgctaactgcataagcaatgtatggtcttgtgtgtgatagataaatcaattttcctaccaatctttgatattgggccttctctacaGAAGCACTTTCTTCACATCCCATTTTGTGATTTTATTCTATAGGAACTGTTGAAGTTCTACATTCCAGctttcttgtttctttgaggagatcaagtacatatttcctttgggagatgaaaattcctttcttggagtaggcaacctctactccaagaaaatatttgagttttcctaggtctttcatttcaaattgagctgCCAATTTATCTATTAATgccaatttttttgtttcatcatctcctgcaataatcatatcatccacatagacaagtaatagagtgagtttacctgtagaagagtgctttatgaataAAGTATGATGTCCTTGGCTTTTTCTGTATCCCAAGAAAaccattgtttttgtaaatcttccaaaccatgctctaggggattgcttaagaccatacaatgctttcttcaAGAGGCATACCTtgcttctttcattttttacttcAAAACCTGGAggaatctccatgtacacttcctc from Vigna radiata var. radiata cultivar VC1973A unplaced genomic scaffold, Vradiata_ver6 scaffold_23, whole genome shotgun sequence harbors:
- the LOC106778582 gene encoding uncharacterized protein LOC106778582, producing the protein MTSAITKPPSSECDSSEESGWTKYFEDFLNNHRIHDHKCCSVSFSNSDSTLFSCAAEKILTHDDTTQPQESCFRKRKKIKTALVVDDALEDTATSPVKASKGKKNTPRERDESLISDNDHTELKKKGLCLVPMSMIAKYIG